A portion of the Cryptomeria japonica chromosome 5, Sugi_1.0, whole genome shotgun sequence genome contains these proteins:
- the LOC131036794 gene encoding uncharacterized protein LOC131036794 → MKEEDMVKPKKSKPISTPPKQFKPRQSQFAPTSGIQKPIPPPKPQAKSTGGVEKRKKEKPQRDYIAETIEDIETKSDEAVKERYDVNLADDDTQPKEKSQAKFIPKVHATILDKKKDQSSKKTMLAGKSNDQTIVADDPYNANADNSSEAIQDPPMIKCVSDKENEEKVDAEKGEDDVEKDEKDASEEVVGKDKGEEDDQASMIGARDTVAVKGK, encoded by the exons AtgaaggaggaggacatggtaaaGCCTAAGAAATCAAAACCAATCTCCACTCCTCCCAAACAATTCAAGCCAAGGCAATCCCAGTTTGCACCTACCTCTGGTATTCAAAAGCCTAtccctccacccaagccacaagcTAAGTCAACTGGTGGAGtcgagaagaggaagaaggagaagccacAAAGAGACTATATTGCAGAAACTATTGAGGATATAGAAACTAAATCTGATGAAGCAGTGAAAGAG AGGTATGATGTGAATCTAGCAGATGATGATACTCAACCAAAAGAGAAGTCACAAGCCAAATTCATTCCAAAAGTGCATGCAACCATTCTTGATAAGAAGAAAGATCAATCTTCTAAGAAAACCATGCTAGCAGGGAAATCAAATGATCAAACAATAGTTGCAGATGATCCTTATAATGCTAATGCTGACAACTCTAGCGAAGCTATACAGGATCCTCCAATGATAAAATGTGTTTCAGATAAGGAAAATGAGGAGAAAGTTGATGCTGAAAAGGGAGAAGATGATGTGGAGAAGGATGAAAAAGATGCAAGTGAAGAGGTAGTAGGAAAGGATAAAGGAGAGGAGGATGATCAAGCTTCGATGATAGGGGCAAGAGACACTGTTGCTGTCAAAGGAAAATAA